One region of Lampris incognitus isolate fLamInc1 chromosome 4, fLamInc1.hap2, whole genome shotgun sequence genomic DNA includes:
- the LOC130112142 gene encoding cell cycle progression protein 1-like, whose protein sequence is MSESSSDAESSCGWTIISNEGSDIETLGLENTLEYGTDPLESRPDVVAELQDPAGVSGGNQTLPYAPTEICEAGRIEERGTSPDDTLREETLEEKCSDSEAGEGAAGKGPVTLGSSSDHSDIVTLGDPKEDEHVSADGDEVAAAAADEFYLGTSSSSQYTFTAVETVFPVQQSVLTNSSSSEDELAGTSGTAVRRRRVRKNTLCNVAEPEEEVLDSPHTEEEEQEEEEEEEEVTGAQQVEQAPPAVPPPLHGHFSWTLNRCILLALVIAISMGFGHFYGTIQSQERLKIVAKNRVNELGVTRDLLHQHLRDQLFSSQEVEEILGGDLDEGDMVQTLTEIMDQVTQENEELRFKQVQIQAQRDDLVMKMKRMAEDKTDIQSEQQKLNVENQLLRSSLEHEEKSLLSLQEELRSLHTKIGDLEDRGASADSLLSENQRLKEQLEEERKLIRSFLNQREVSTAEAKTLRKDLDKERKIMEQLRKEMEQLSRQSADAEGEANSETEKLQSRLLELEKKLIFEQQRSDLWEKLYVETKNQAKGDTQPKVKKSKEGMSGKVKETFDAVKNSTKEFVHHHKEQIKKAKEAVKENLRKFSDSVKSTFRHFKDSASTLLNKARGQSCGRWFQERDSKEQWQHRAHRPHHRHPHKPSDSFFQSNHNTRKSGGKVQEDEDIHRHRAAPKGCSGVFDCAYQESMSLFNKAMEPIRADEFNQLLQSYLQQEVDHFRHWKDLEKFINNFFHNGVFIHDQMLFTDFVSGVEDYLEDMHEYHGLDDDVFEDLDEYVYRHFFGDAYSKNYGPRPLERPDSYVKEELRVKHQQPRKQQRSRPRPHRDRKWNRSGRSADRHVADVKIELGPMPFDPIY, encoded by the exons ATGTCAGAGAGCTCGAGTGATGCCGAGTCGTCCTGTGGCTGGACGATCATCAGTAATGAG GGTTCAGATATTGAGACCCTGGGACTGGAAAATACACTGGAATACGGGACTGATCCTTTAGAGAGTCGTCCAGATGTGGTGGCAGAGCTTCAGGATCCCGCTGGTGTCTCTGGTGGAAACCAAACGCTCCCCTATGCGCCTACTGAGATCTGTGAAG CTGGGCGCATTGAAGAAAGGGGCACTTCACCTGATGATACACTGAGAGAAGAAACCTTAGAAGAGAAATGTTCAGACTCTGAG GCTGGAGAAGGCGCTGCCGGGAAGGGGCCTGTGACCCTGGGCTCCTCCAGTGACCACTCCGACATCGTGACTTTAGGAGACCCGAAGGAGGATGAGCACGTGTCTGCCGACGGAGacgaggtggcggcggcggctgcCGATGAGTTCTACCTCGGAACCTCCTCCAGCAGCCAGTACACCTTCACCGCCGTGGAGACTG TGTTCCCGGTGCAGCAGAGCGTGCTGACAAATTCCAGCAGCAGtgaggatgagctggcggggACCTCCGGTACCGCGGTGCGGAGAAGAAGGGTGAGGAAGAACACCCTCTGCAACGTGGCAGAGCCTGAAGAGGAGGTGTTGGACTCTCCCCACACggaggaggaagagcaggaggaagaagaggaagaggaggaagtcaCAGGGGCACAGCAGGTGGAGCAGGCACCGCCCGCGGTCCCTCCCCCACTGCATGGCCACTTCAGCTGGACCCTCAACAGATGCATCCTCCTGGCTCTGGTCATAGCCATTAGCATGGGCTTTGGTCACTTCTATG GTACAATCCAGAGTCAAGAGAGACTGAAAATTGTGGCGAAAAACCGAGTAAATGAGCTCGGTGTTACTCGGGATCTGCTTCATCAGCATCTGAGAGACCAGCTCTTCTCCAGCCAG GAGGTGGAGGAGATTCTTGGAGGTGACTTGGATGAGGGTGACATGgtgcagactctgacagagataatGGACCAGGTTACACAAGAAAATGAAGAGCTTCGATTCAAGCAGGTCCAGATTCAG GCCCAGAGGGATGACCTGGTCATGAAGATGAAACGCATGGCAGAGGACAAGACAGATATTCAGTCTGAGCAACAGAAGCTAAATGTTGAAAACCAGCTGCTTAGGAGCTCCCTGGAGCACGAGGAGAAGTCCCTGTTGAGTTtgcaggaggagctgaggagtCTGCACACAAAGATCGGAGACCTCGAGGACAGGGGAGCCAGTGCTGACTCCTTACTGTCAGAAAACCAAAGGTTGAAagagcagctggaggaggagaggaagctcATCCGCAGCTTCCTAAACCAGCGGGAAGTATCGACGGCTGAAGCCAAGACGCTGAGGAAGGACCTCGACAAGGAAAGGAAGATTATGGAGCAGCTGAGGAAGGAGATGGAACAGCTGAGCCGTCAAAGTGCTGACGCAGAAGGAGAAGCCAATTCTGAGACCGAGAAGCTACAGTCTCGCTTGCTGGAACTGGAGAAGAAACTGATCTTTGAGCAACAGCGCTCGGACCTGTGGGAAAAACTGTACGTGGAAACCAAAAATCAGGCCAAGGGAGACACTCagccaaaagttaaaaaaagtaAAGAAGGCATGAGCGGGAAGGTGAAAGAGACATTCGACGCTGTGAAGAACTCTACCAAGGAGTTTGTCCACCATCACAAAGAGCAAATCAAGAAAGCCAAGGAGGCCGTCAAAGAAAACCTGAGGAAATTCTCCGATTCTGTCAAATCGACTTTCCGCCACTTCAAGGACTCGGCCTCCACTCTGCTGAACAAGGCCAGAGGTCAGTCCTGTGGCAGGTGGTTCCAGGAGAGGGATTCAAAGGAGCAGTGGCAGCACAGGGCCCACAGACCTCACCACAGACACCCACACAAACCCTCAGACAGTTTCTTCCAAAGCAACCACAACACCAGAAAATCCGGGGGTAAAGTTCAGGAAGATGAAGACATACACCGACACAGAGCGGCCCCCAAAGGTTGCTCTGGGGTTTTTGACTGTGCCTACCAAGAATCCATGAGCCTCTTCAACAAAGCCATGGAGCCGATAAGAGCGGATGAATTCAACCAACTCCTTCAGAGCTACCTCCAGCAGGAAGTGGATCACTTCCGCCACTGGAAGGACCTGGAGAAATTCATCAACAACTTCTTCCACAACGGGGTCTTCATCCACGACCAAATGCTGTTCACCGACTTTGTGAGTGGCGTGGAAGACTACCTGGAAGACATGCATGAGTACCACGGGCTCGACGACGATGTGTTTGAAGATCTCGACGAGTACGTCTACAGGCACTTCTTCGGAGATGCTTACTCGAAAAACTACGGGCCAAG GCCCTTGGAAAGACCCGACTCCTACGTTAAAGAGGAGCTGCGGGTGAAACATCAGCAGCCGCGGAAGCAGCAGAGGTCTCGGCCGCGGCCGCACAGAGACCGCAAGTGGAACAGATCAGGGAGGAGCGCGGACCGACATGTGGCTGACGTCAAAATCGAATTAGGCCCAATGCCGTTCGATCCTATATACTGA
- the pigb gene encoding GPI mannosyltransferase 3 isoform X2: METIRSRLKLVKQAEPVRLRRRTSQLYSREDARHLGTGVWRVALCSVAFRLANCFLVQTSFVPDEYWQSLEVAHHMVFKYGHLTWEWKAGIRGFSYPLVFAFMYKILALMNCDSVYLLIWLPRITQALLAAFADVKLFYLVQTLENSHVSKWTFFCQLCSWFTWYCCTRTLTNSMEATLTTLALFYYPLPGSTTHSRALTLMSSTLIDCLFYNKWTLVQFNFLKLNVLHGVADFYGSHPWHWYLTQGFPAVIGPHLPLFLHGCTLASKRYRVLLVAVVWTVLVYSCLPHKEFRFIYPVLPICMLFSGISLAKLKTWRRVAAYGLLGTNLLAALYTGLIHQRGALDVTGRLQMLCDTAIASAAPQPDLLFLMPCHSTPFYSHVHCPIKMRFLECPPDLGDEGYSDEAEQFFAEPLRWLGLSFPSRSSLPTHLVLFDSLEKEISPFLEGNKFVRTATIFHTHFPEGRVGGYILIYERHPETDRTHYSDP; this comes from the exons ATGGAAACCATCCGGTCGCGTCTGAAGCTTGTCAAGCAGGCGGAGCCCGTCAGACTGAGGAGACGGACTTCTCAGCTGTACAGCAGAGAAGATGCCCGTCACCTCGGCACCG GGGTTTGGAGAGTCGCCTTGTGTTCTGTGGCATTTCGACTCGCCAACTGCTTCCTGGTGCAGACCAGTTTTGTCCCTGACGAGTACTGGCAGTCCCTTGAAGTTGCCCATCACATGGTTTTCAA GTATGGGCATCTGACCTGGGAATGGAAGGCAGGAATAAGAGGATTCTCCTACCCACTCGTCTTTGCATTTATGTACAAGATATTAGCCTTAATGAACTGTGACTCCGTTTATCTCTTG ATTTGGCTTCCACGAATAACTCAAGCACTGCTGGCTGCGTTTGCAGACGTGAAACTCTTCTACCTCGTCCAAACACTGGAAAATTCCCACGTGTCAAAATGGACG TTTTTCTGCCAGTTGTGTTCCTGGTTCACTTGGTACTGCTGCACCCGGACTCTGACGAACTCCATGGAGGCCACGCTCACCACGCTGGCTCTGTTTTATTACCCGCTGCCCGGCTCCACGACACATAGCAG GGCTTTGACGCTCATGAGTTCAACATTAATCGATTGTTTATTCTacaacaag TGGACCCTGGTGCAGTTCAACTTCCTTAAGTTGAACGTCTTACACGGCGTGGCTGATTTCTACGGGTCTCACCCCTGGCACTGGTACCTCACCCAAGGCTTCCCAGCCGTGATTGGTCCTCATCTTCCGCTCTTCCTTCACGGCTGCACCCTGGCTTCAAAACGATACAGAGTGCTGTTGGTCGCGGTGGTGTGGACGGTGTTAGTCTACAG TTGCCTGCCTCACAAGGAGTTCAGGTTCATCTACCCCGTGTTGCCTATTTGTATGCTGTTTTCTG GGATCTCCTTGGCGAAGCTGAAAACGTGGAGACGAGTGGCTGCGTACGGTCTGCTGGGGACCAACCTGTTAGCTGCTCTGTACACGGGGCTGATCCACCAGCGAGGCGCTCTGGACGTCACCGGCCGCCTCCAGATGCTGTGCGACACCGCCATCGCCTCCGCCGCCCCACAGCCCGACCTGCTCTTCCTCATGCCCTGTCACTCCACTCCTTTCTACAG CCACGTCCACTGCCCGATAAAGATGAGGTTCCTGGAATGTCCCCCGGATCTCGGAGACGAGGGCTACTCCGACGAGGCGGAGCAGTTCTTCGCCGAGCCTCTCCGCTGGCTCGGCCTCTCGTTCCCATCCCGGTCCTCTCTGCCCACACACCTGGTGCTATTCGACAGCCTGGAAAAG GAAATATCTCCGTTCCTGGAGGGAAATAAATTTGTGAGAACAGCGACGATATTTCATACTCATTTTCCCGAGGGAAGAGTCGGAGGGTACATCTTGATTTATGAAAGACACCCAGAAACTGACAGAACACACTATTCTGATCCTTAA
- the pigb gene encoding GPI mannosyltransferase 3 isoform X1, with protein sequence METIRSRLKLVKQAEPVRLRRRTSQLYSREDARHLGTGVWRVALCSVAFRLANCFLVQTSFVPDEYWQSLEVAHHMVFKYGHLTWEWKAGIRGFSYPLVFAFMYKILALMNCDSVYLLIWLPRITQALLAAFADVKLFYLVQTLENSHVSKWTFFCQLCSWFTWYCCTRTLTNSMEATLTTLALFYYPLPGSTTHSSKKYLTLVALAVIVRPTALIVWFPLLIHHFWQEDNKLRFITHHVIPVGALTLMSSTLIDCLFYNKWTLVQFNFLKLNVLHGVADFYGSHPWHWYLTQGFPAVIGPHLPLFLHGCTLASKRYRVLLVAVVWTVLVYSCLPHKEFRFIYPVLPICMLFSGISLAKLKTWRRVAAYGLLGTNLLAALYTGLIHQRGALDVTGRLQMLCDTAIASAAPQPDLLFLMPCHSTPFYSHVHCPIKMRFLECPPDLGDEGYSDEAEQFFAEPLRWLGLSFPSRSSLPTHLVLFDSLEKEISPFLEGNKFVRTATIFHTHFPEGRVGGYILIYERHPETDRTHYSDP encoded by the exons ATGGAAACCATCCGGTCGCGTCTGAAGCTTGTCAAGCAGGCGGAGCCCGTCAGACTGAGGAGACGGACTTCTCAGCTGTACAGCAGAGAAGATGCCCGTCACCTCGGCACCG GGGTTTGGAGAGTCGCCTTGTGTTCTGTGGCATTTCGACTCGCCAACTGCTTCCTGGTGCAGACCAGTTTTGTCCCTGACGAGTACTGGCAGTCCCTTGAAGTTGCCCATCACATGGTTTTCAA GTATGGGCATCTGACCTGGGAATGGAAGGCAGGAATAAGAGGATTCTCCTACCCACTCGTCTTTGCATTTATGTACAAGATATTAGCCTTAATGAACTGTGACTCCGTTTATCTCTTG ATTTGGCTTCCACGAATAACTCAAGCACTGCTGGCTGCGTTTGCAGACGTGAAACTCTTCTACCTCGTCCAAACACTGGAAAATTCCCACGTGTCAAAATGGACG TTTTTCTGCCAGTTGTGTTCCTGGTTCACTTGGTACTGCTGCACCCGGACTCTGACGAACTCCATGGAGGCCACGCTCACCACGCTGGCTCTGTTTTATTACCCGCTGCCCGGCTCCACGACACATAGCAG TAAAAAATATTTGACCCTGGTTGCCTTGGCAGTCATTGTTCGCCCAACAGCCTTGATTGTTTGGTTTCCTCTCTTGATCCATCACTTTTGGCAGGAAGATAACAAGCTGAGATTCATAACCCACCATGTTATCCCAGTCGG GGCTTTGACGCTCATGAGTTCAACATTAATCGATTGTTTATTCTacaacaag TGGACCCTGGTGCAGTTCAACTTCCTTAAGTTGAACGTCTTACACGGCGTGGCTGATTTCTACGGGTCTCACCCCTGGCACTGGTACCTCACCCAAGGCTTCCCAGCCGTGATTGGTCCTCATCTTCCGCTCTTCCTTCACGGCTGCACCCTGGCTTCAAAACGATACAGAGTGCTGTTGGTCGCGGTGGTGTGGACGGTGTTAGTCTACAG TTGCCTGCCTCACAAGGAGTTCAGGTTCATCTACCCCGTGTTGCCTATTTGTATGCTGTTTTCTG GGATCTCCTTGGCGAAGCTGAAAACGTGGAGACGAGTGGCTGCGTACGGTCTGCTGGGGACCAACCTGTTAGCTGCTCTGTACACGGGGCTGATCCACCAGCGAGGCGCTCTGGACGTCACCGGCCGCCTCCAGATGCTGTGCGACACCGCCATCGCCTCCGCCGCCCCACAGCCCGACCTGCTCTTCCTCATGCCCTGTCACTCCACTCCTTTCTACAG CCACGTCCACTGCCCGATAAAGATGAGGTTCCTGGAATGTCCCCCGGATCTCGGAGACGAGGGCTACTCCGACGAGGCGGAGCAGTTCTTCGCCGAGCCTCTCCGCTGGCTCGGCCTCTCGTTCCCATCCCGGTCCTCTCTGCCCACACACCTGGTGCTATTCGACAGCCTGGAAAAG GAAATATCTCCGTTCCTGGAGGGAAATAAATTTGTGAGAACAGCGACGATATTTCATACTCATTTTCCCGAGGGAAGAGTCGGAGGGTACATCTTGATTTATGAAAGACACCCAGAAACTGACAGAACACACTATTCTGATCCTTAA